The Halorussus rarus genome includes the window CGCGCTCGAGGTGATCCGCGACGGTGCCAGGTCGGTCAAGCCCATTGCCGATGTTGAATCGCTCAACGACGGGGATGTTCTCCCCGTGCCGGGTGAACCGCGTGTAATCTTCGCGCCCGGTCACACCCCCGGGTCGTGTGCGTTGTTCGTCGAAGACCGCGATCTTCTCTTCTGTGGCGACGTACTCGCCACGCGGAACATCTTCACCCAACGGGAGGGAGACCCGCAACTGCTCGGTTCCGCCGACGAAGACAACGATGAGGCCAACGCGTCGCTCGCTTTCCTCGAAGGATTGGGGTCGGTGACGCTCCTGCCCGGACACGGTAACCCTTGGCGCGGAGACATAGACACGGCACTTGCCCTCGCACGCTAACACCGAATCTCAATTGATTTTGTATCGAGTCTATCCGCGTATCGTACTGGGCGACTCACGCCCTCTATTCAGCATGCAGTTTCTACCAGCCACGCGGTAGGTCAATACCGGGCGTGATACATTCACGCTCTGTACTATTGGCTTGCTGAATACAGAGGATGAATCCAACATATCGGTAACGATAGGGTAGAGCGTTACCGGTAGGATCCGTGGCCAACGATAATATGCTGTGACCTTGTTGTCATTCCATGGTCAAATGTGCTCGATGCGGCCGTGATGTGGATGATCTTCAAAACATCTCGCCGGATGTTATCACGAAAGAACTAATCGACTCAATCGATCACGGCGAAGAAGACTTCGCCGGAGAGGGTGATCTAAAAGTTTGCGCCGAGTGTATGGATGAACTGAAGGGAGACTGAAAACGAAGCAGGTGTCGTTACTGACGATTTCGGCACGATCTGGATTACAGGATTCACGCCCTCTATTCAACATACCGCTTCTGACAGTGACTGAGCAGGTCTTCGTGGTCCGTGCTGAATACAGAGGGTGTAGTCAGAAAATTCACGTTCCCGCTAGATGGGTTTCAGCACGCTGTTGGACTTTCGACTAATCCCCGCCCCGGACAACGTGGCCGTACTTCAACAGGGCAACGAACACAACCCCGCCGACTGCGTTTCCCATCGTGGCCAACGCGAGGAACGATACGTAGTCCATCACTGATACGAGGGGCGAGAGAAAGACGCCGAATAGCACCTCGACGTTACCCGCAATTGAATGAGGGAGGTGGAGGATACCGATCACACCCGTGACGATCCAGATGATGATGAGACGGCTTGTCGTCTCTTGAGCAGCGGTAACTAGCCACGCTAGCAGTCCCATCAGCCACCCCGCAAGCACGCCAGCGACGAATAGCCACGTGAAACCGTGGGTAACGAGTGAGAGAGCGATAGTCTCGAAGGCCTCCGGCGAGGCGACACCTAGATCGGGCAGCACCGTGACGATGAGTGCGACGAACGCCGCACCACCGACGATATTACTGACGTAGACCAGGCCCCAGAGACGGCCTAGTTCCGCGAGTGACGCTCGTCCGTCGAGGACCGGCATCACGGCCACGGTCGTATGTTCGGTGAACAGTTCCAACCGTCCTAAGATGACGAACATGAATCCGACGGAGTAGGTACTTGCGAGTAGCAGCTCCGTCCCGAGATCACCGTACCCACCCGATGAAAGGGTGAGTATCACCGCCATCAGTAATGGCCCGAACCCAATATCGAGACCGGCCGAGAATCCAGACAGTAACAATCCGTTCGTCTCGCGGTTGATTTCGTGGAACCCGCTTTCGATCAACGAATTGAGGACCTCCGTAACTCGCATCGGATCAGCCGTGTCCTTGCTTTCCGGTCCTGAATCCTTCACGTACTTCCTCCGTGTCCGTCACTCCAAAAGCATACTGACCGACGCGAATCAGACTCATCTACGTGACCAATTCGGGAGAGTTCTGCCCCGACCAAAGCATAATGAACGGCATCCAGTGACAGATACGCGCCCTCTATTCAGCACGCCCTACGGAATCTATCATTCACTACGAAAATTTCGCGCGCCCCTTCGGGGCCGTTTCGCGTGTGCTCTGCCAACCGTCTGCGGTGATGTTTTGGGATTGTGGCCTTAGCCACACCTCTAACACGAATCTCGACCCCCGCCGTCGCGATCGGCGCACCGGCCACGCGCCGCTACTCATCGAGCGGCCACCAGAACACAACCACAGTTGCAAACCTTCCGGATATGGGCAAACAGTAGTTGTAGAAATCAGGGTGCTGGACAGTGATGCCTCTCAGCAGTCGGTGGCTACAGGAACTGCCAAGCGACCCCGTAGCCTTTCTCACCGGGCTG containing:
- a CDS encoding formate/nitrite transporter family protein, whose protein sequence is MRVTEVLNSLIESGFHEINRETNGLLLSGFSAGLDIGFGPLLMAVILTLSSGGYGDLGTELLLASTYSVGFMFVILGRLELFTEHTTVAVMPVLDGRASLAELGRLWGLVYVSNIVGGAAFVALIVTVLPDLGVASPEAFETIALSLVTHGFTWLFVAGVLAGWLMGLLAWLVTAAQETTSRLIIIWIVTGVIGILHLPHSIAGNVEVLFGVFLSPLVSVMDYVSFLALATMGNAVGGVVFVALLKYGHVVRGGD